From the Actinopolymorpha singaporensis genome, the window CCGGCCGCGCTCGCGTGCCCGACGTGCGTGCCGCCGCACAGTTCGCGGGAGTAGTCGCCGATGTCCACGACCCGGACCACCTCGCCGTACGTCTCGCCGAACAGCGCGATCGCTCCCGCGGCCCGCGCCTCGTCCTGGCTGGTCTCCCACACGCGCACTTCCGGGTCGGCCAGCAGCCGCTGGTTGACCTCCTCCTCGACGGCACGCACCTGGCCGGGGTCCAGGGGCGCGAAGTGCGACACGTCGAACCGCAGCCGTCCGGGCGCCACCAGCGAACCCTGCTGGCGAGCGTGGTCGCCGAGGTACTCCCGAAGCACCGCGTGCAGGACGTGCGTCGCGCTGTGCGAACGCGCGGTCGCCTGCCGCCGCTGCACGTCGACGGTCGTCCGCGCCGGCTCACCCGGCCGGAGTTCGCCGTGGACCACCTCGACCTCGTGGACGTGCAGCCCTCCGGGCCCGCGCCGGGTGTCCAGCACCCGCAGGCGGGCGTCGTCACCCGACCGCGACGACCCGGACGAAACGCGGATCGTCCCGGTGTCACCCACCTGGCCGCCGGACTCCGCGTACATCGGCGTGCGATCCAGCACGAGCGTGCACCGCTCCCCCTCGGTCGCCACCGCGAGCTCACGGCCGTCACGCAGCAACGCCAGCACGGTGCCGTCCGACTCGTGCCGGTCGTAGCCGACGAACCGGGTCGGCCCGTGCCGTTCGGCGAGTATGCGGTACGAGACGTCGACGTCGCCCGGTGCCGAGGTGCGCGCCTGCCGCGCGCGCTCACGCTGGTCCTCCATCAGCGCCGCGAACCGGTCGGTGTCGACCGTGAGCCCGGCCTCCGCCGCCACCTCGACGGTGAGGTCGACGGGAAAGCCGTACGTGTCGTGCAGTTCGAACGCCGTACGCCCGGACAGCGCGGGCCGCCGGGACGATCCCGAGGGGCCCGAGGACTCGGAGGACTCGGAGGACTCCGAGGACTCCGGCGTCCTCGTCTCCGCCCGCGCCCGCCGGATCGCGGTGTCCAGCAGCCGGGTCCCGTGCGTCAACGTCCGGCCGAACGCCTCCTCTTCGTGCGCGACGGCCTGCCGGACCAGTGCGCGGTGCCCGGACAGCTCCGGCCAGGACTCCACGTGGGTGTCGATCACCTGGTCCGCGAGGTCGGCGAGGATCGGCGAGCCGACCCCGAGCAGGCGCGCGTGCCGGACCGCCCGGCGCACCAGCCGGCGCAGCACGTAACCGCGTCCGTCCGGGCCGGGCAGTACGCCGTCGGCGAGCAGGAACGCCGCCGCCCGCACGTGGTCGACGACGATCCGCGCGGACAGTTCCGGCGACCGGCTGCGCGTCCCCGCCGCCCGGCCCAGCACGTTCGACAGCACCGGCAGCAGCGCGTCGGTGCGGTGGATGTGGGGCACGTCCTGCAGCACCACCGCTGCCCGCTCGGCCCCGAGCCCGGACTCCACGCACGCCTGCGGCAGGTCACCGACGACCGGGAAGTCGTCGTCGGTCCCGCCCTCGCCGCGTACGTACCGCATGAAGACGAGGTTCCAGACCTCGAGGAACCGGTCGGGGTCGGCCGCAGGCCCGCCGTCCCGGCCGAACTCCGGGCCACGGTCGTAGAAGATCTCCGTGCACGGCCCGCACGGTCCGGGGCCGCCGGTGGACCAGTAGTTGTCGGCCATGCCGAGCCGCTGGATGCGCTCGGGCGGGATGCCGAGCCGCTGCCAGCGGGCCGGGGTCTCGTCGTCGTCGCGGTAGACGGTCGCCCACAGCCGGCCGGGGTCCAGGCCCAACCGCTCGGTGAGGAACTCGTACGCCCACGGCACCACCTCGTCCGGACCGTAGGAACCGAAGGAGAAGTTGCCGAGCATCTCGAAGAACGTCGTGTGCCGGTCGGTGCGGCCGATTCCGTCGATGTCGACGGTCCGCACACATTTCTGCGCCGACGTGAGCCGGGACGCGGGCGGGGCGGAGGTGCCGAGGAAGTACGGCTTGAACTGCACCATGCCCGCGGTGGTGAACAGCATGGTGGGGTCGTCGGTGACGAGGGAGGAGGACGGCACGACCTGATGGCCGCGGTCGGTGAAGAAGTTCAGGAAGGTACGGCGAATGTCGACGGTGCGCACGAGAAGCCCTCAGTTCTTGCGTCGGCGGGGCGAACGGGGATCGCGTTCACGCCGAGCCGGACCGAGGGCCGGTCGAGGAGTCAGCGAAGACGGACCTCGGCGCCCAGCTCGGCGCACGTAGCTCGCTGTCCGACCCGCATCGTCGACCCTTCTCGCTCACGTCGTTGCTGATGCTTGCTCACACGCCGCCCGGCCGGTGCGGTACGCCGAACCCGCGGACGGCTCTCGTCCGTGACCAGTATGCCGAGCCGGACCGGCCGCCTCCAGCGGGTTTTCCGAGGCCCCAGCTCACCTCGCGGGCGCGTCGACCTTCTGTGCGGAGATGTCCGGTTGCTCCTCCAGAACCGGCGCCCGGGTCACTCCGGTCCGGTGCGCGGTGACACCGGCCAGCGCGGCGCCTGCTCCGGTGAGCCGGATCTCCAGCCGGTCGGCGGTCACCTCGTCGAACGCGTGGATCCGGCGGACCCCGATGGTGCCACCGGCCGCCACCACCGCACCGTCGACGAGCACCTCGTGCCGGGTGACATGCTGCCCCGCCGTGAGTTCCTCGCCGAGGACCACGTGGTCGAACGACATCCGCGCGCCGAGGTCGACCCGGACCACCGCCGTACCCGCGTCCGTGGGGCCGCCCGGACCGGTCGCCGCGTCCGGCTCGGCGGTCAGCACGCCCGGCCGCCCCGACCCGAACCGGCGCCGCAGCTCCGCACCGAACTCGGCCAGCCGGGCACGGTCGTGCTCGTCGAGCAGCCCGCGCCGGTCCGGCGGGACGTTCAGCAGCAGGCCGGCGCCGAGCCCCACCGAGCGGTGGTGGATCGCCAGCAGGTGCTCGAGGCTCTTCAGCGTCGCCAGGTCGTCGGTCTGCCAGAACCAGTGCCGTCGGATCGGCACGTCGCACTCCGGCGGCAGATAGCGGCCCTCGCCGAGCCACGCCCGGTCACCGCCCTCGCTGCCGGTGTCACCCTCGACCGCGGAGACGACGTACTCGCACGGGTCGGCGGCCAGCCCGTCCTCGTTGCCCACCCAGCGGATCGTGGGGCGGCCCATGTTGAACACCATCGCGTCCGGCTGGTGCTCGTCGACCACGTCCATGATGCGGCCCCAGTCGTACACCCGACCCTCGGAGCCGGCGCCGTCGAACCACACCTCGAACAACGGGCCGTACCTCGTGCAGAGTTCGGTCAGCTGACGGACGTAGAAGTCGTCGTAGGCCGCCGGGTCGGCGTAACAGGCGGCGTTGCGGTCCCACGGTGAGAGGTAGAGCCCGAGGCCGAGCCCCGCGTCGCGGCACGCTTGGGCGAGCTCCTCGACGACGTCGCCTCGCCCGCCCCGCCACGGCGAGGACCGAACCGAGTAGTCGGTGGTGTCGGTCGGCCACAGGCAGAACCCGTCGTGGTGCTTGGCGGTGAGCACGACGTATCGCATGCCGGCGTCGGCGGCGGTGTCCACCCACTGCCGCGCGTCGAGCTCGGTCGGCGCGAACCCCGAAGCCGGCAGCGTGCCGTCGCTCCACTCCTTGTCGAAGAACGTGTTGATGCCGAAGTGGCAGAACATCCCCATCCCGGCGCGCTGCCAGGCCAGCTGGGCGGGCGTCGGTCGTCGGCTGGAGGACACGGCGTGCGTCATGGGCGCTCCCAGGGTCCGTCAGGGTCTCTTCTGCTGCGGTCTTCGCCAGGCGCGTCGAACCCTAGGGCATGCCTCCGACAGGCAGTTCCCAGGACGTTCCCAGGACATTCGCCGGAGCCTGCGAGGTGCGGGTCAGAGCCGGCTTCGACCCGTCGCCTCCTCGGCCAGCCGGGTCAGAGCCGGCTCCGGCCCGTCGTCTCCTCGGCCAGCCGGGGCAGGACCTCGCCGATGGGAGTACGCAGGACCGCGCAGGCCACCTCGTCGTACGGCGTGGGCTGAGCGTTGACCACGACCAGCCGGGCACCCGCCCGCAACGCGACGTCGCACAGACCGGCCGCCGGGTGGACCTGGAGCGACGTACCGATCGCCAGCAGCAGGTCACAGGCGCGCGCCGCCTCCTGCGCGGCCAGCAGCACCGCGCGGTCCAGCGCCTCCCCGAAGGAGATGGTGGCCGACTTCTGGATGCCGCCGCAGCTCAGGCACCGGGGGTCGGCCTCGCCGGCCTCGACCCGGGCGAGCACGTCGCGCATCGGCGTACGAAGTCCGCACTCCACGCAGGTGACCCACCAGATCGTGCCGTGGATCTCGATCACCCGCCGCGATCCCGCGCGCTGGTGCAGCCCGTCGATGTTCTGCGTGACGACCGCCGCGACGAGATCCGCCTCCTCCAGCCGGACCAGTGCCTCGTGGGCGGGGTTGGGGCGTGCCGACCAGGCCGGGTGGTCGAGCCGCCGCCGCCATGCCTCGGCGCGTACCTCCGGATCGGCGAGGTAGTCCTCCAGGGTGGACAGCCGCTCGGCTCGCGGCTCGCGGGTCCACACGCCGTTCGGGCCGCGGAAGTCCGGGATGCCGGAGTCGGTGGAGATGCCGGCGCCGGTGAGGACGGTGACGGCGCCGGCCGTACGCAGCCACGCGCCCACGGTGCGGTCTTCGTGGGACCTCTCACCAGACGTGCCACCAGACCTGCCACCAGACATGCCACCGACCGTACGCGAGGACGGCGCGAACCGGCGACCGGCCGCAGCGGACCGCCCCTCACCCCCGCCCCGAAGCGCACCCGGCGTGACGATGTCCGGCCCGGCGCTCCGGGATCACCACACTGGTCGGACCACCCAGCGTGTCAGTACGCATGGCGTCACCGTCATGAGGAAAGATGAGGCATCGTGGATCTTGGCGTACGGGACCGAGTGTTCCTCCTCAGTGGTGCGAGTCGTGGGCTGGGCCGGGCGGCGGCGGAGGTGCTGGTCGCGGAGGGTGCCTACGTGGTGATCTCCGCGCGCAGCGAGGAGGGCGTGCAACGCGCCGCCGCGAGCCTGGGCACCGCGCGTGCCGTCGGGGTCGCGGCCGACAACGCCGAACCCGCCTCGGCCGAACGCCTGGTCGCCACCGCGATGGCCAAGTGGGGGCGGCTGGACGGCGCGCTCATCAGCGTCGGAGGGCCCGCTCCCGGCACCGCCATGGACGCCCAGGACGAGCAGTGGCGGTCAGCCTTCGAGTCGGTGTTCCTCGGAGGCCTGCGGCTGGCCCGCTCGGTCGCCGCCGCCTGCCGGGACGGCGGCTCGATCGCGTTCGTCCTGTCGAGTTCGGTACGCGCGCCGATCCCGGGCCTGGCGATCTCCAACGGCCTGCGCCCGGGTCTCGCCGGGCTGGCCAAGACACTCGCCGACGAGCTGGGGCCGGCCGGCGTCCGTGTCAACGCCCTGTTGCCGGGCAGCTTCGACACCGAGCGCACTCGCGAGATCGCCGACCAGAGCCCGGACCCGGAGGCCTACCGCCGCCGGCGTGAGGCGGAGATCCCGCTGCGGCGGTACGGCGCGCCGCTGGAGTTCGGCCGGGTGGCGGCGTTCGTGCTCGCCCCGGTGGCCTCCTACATGACGGGTACGACGGTCTCCGTCGACGGCGGCGCCACCCGCGCGATCTGACACCGGGAGTACGCCGGGAGTACGCCGGAAGAAGCCGGCCCGCTACAGCGTCCCCTGCGCCTCGGCCTGAGGGCG encodes:
- the alaS gene encoding alanine--tRNA ligase — its product is MRTVDIRRTFLNFFTDRGHQVVPSSSLVTDDPTMLFTTAGMVQFKPYFLGTSAPPASRLTSAQKCVRTVDIDGIGRTDRHTTFFEMLGNFSFGSYGPDEVVPWAYEFLTERLGLDPGRLWATVYRDDDETPARWQRLGIPPERIQRLGMADNYWSTGGPGPCGPCTEIFYDRGPEFGRDGGPAADPDRFLEVWNLVFMRYVRGEGGTDDDFPVVGDLPQACVESGLGAERAAVVLQDVPHIHRTDALLPVLSNVLGRAAGTRSRSPELSARIVVDHVRAAAFLLADGVLPGPDGRGYVLRRLVRRAVRHARLLGVGSPILADLADQVIDTHVESWPELSGHRALVRQAVAHEEEAFGRTLTHGTRLLDTAIRRARAETRTPESSESSESSESSGPSGSSRRPALSGRTAFELHDTYGFPVDLTVEVAAEAGLTVDTDRFAALMEDQRERARQARTSAPGDVDVSYRILAERHGPTRFVGYDRHESDGTVLALLRDGRELAVATEGERCTLVLDRTPMYAESGGQVGDTGTIRVSSGSSRSGDDARLRVLDTRRGPGGLHVHEVEVVHGELRPGEPARTTVDVQRRQATARSHSATHVLHAVLREYLGDHARQQGSLVAPGRLRFDVSHFAPLDPGQVRAVEEEVNQRLLADPEVRVWETSQDEARAAGAIALFGETYGEVVRVVDIGDYSRELCGGTHVGHASAAGPVRIVGESSVGAGVRRLEALTGVDALRYADHEHRLLEQIQDLLGGSGRPGSGRPGSAGPGRSPDRILDQLRRRLTDLADAERELGRRRRADLLAGADCLLGRRRDTASGGWLVASRVDEPGVEAGGVDPRGSGLRGSGLRGSGLRDLDLRELAQAVLERGPRDRPAGVVLARAVDGRAQLVLAVDPSPAGRGAAKELLTPAGRAIGGGAGGNGSFAHAGGREVDRLDTALALATDRLTEHLDATAGA
- a CDS encoding alpha-L-fucosidase, with the translated sequence MTHAVSSSRRPTPAQLAWQRAGMGMFCHFGINTFFDKEWSDGTLPASGFAPTELDARQWVDTAADAGMRYVVLTAKHHDGFCLWPTDTTDYSVRSSPWRGGRGDVVEELAQACRDAGLGLGLYLSPWDRNAACYADPAAYDDFYVRQLTELCTRYGPLFEVWFDGAGSEGRVYDWGRIMDVVDEHQPDAMVFNMGRPTIRWVGNEDGLAADPCEYVVSAVEGDTGSEGGDRAWLGEGRYLPPECDVPIRRHWFWQTDDLATLKSLEHLLAIHHRSVGLGAGLLLNVPPDRRGLLDEHDRARLAEFGAELRRRFGSGRPGVLTAEPDAATGPGGPTDAGTAVVRVDLGARMSFDHVVLGEELTAGQHVTRHEVLVDGAVVAAGGTIGVRRIHAFDEVTADRLEIRLTGAGAALAGVTAHRTGVTRAPVLEEQPDISAQKVDAPAR
- a CDS encoding SIR2 family NAD-dependent protein deacylase, with amino-acid sequence MSGGRSGGTSGERSHEDRTVGAWLRTAGAVTVLTGAGISTDSGIPDFRGPNGVWTREPRAERLSTLEDYLADPEVRAEAWRRRLDHPAWSARPNPAHEALVRLEEADLVAAVVTQNIDGLHQRAGSRRVIEIHGTIWWVTCVECGLRTPMRDVLARVEAGEADPRCLSCGGIQKSATISFGEALDRAVLLAAQEAARACDLLLAIGTSLQVHPAAGLCDVALRAGARLVVVNAQPTPYDEVACAVLRTPIGEVLPRLAEETTGRSRL
- a CDS encoding SDR family oxidoreductase: MDLGVRDRVFLLSGASRGLGRAAAEVLVAEGAYVVISARSEEGVQRAAASLGTARAVGVAADNAEPASAERLVATAMAKWGRLDGALISVGGPAPGTAMDAQDEQWRSAFESVFLGGLRLARSVAAACRDGGSIAFVLSSSVRAPIPGLAISNGLRPGLAGLAKTLADELGPAGVRVNALLPGSFDTERTREIADQSPDPEAYRRRREAEIPLRRYGAPLEFGRVAAFVLAPVASYMTGTTVSVDGGATRAI